In a single window of the Elaeis guineensis isolate ETL-2024a chromosome 6, EG11, whole genome shotgun sequence genome:
- the LOC105046810 gene encoding uncharacterized protein, translating to MPATATVVGALLGLGTQLYSNALRKLPYMRHPWEHLLGMGLGAIFVNQLVKWDEKLKEDLDKMLVKAKAANERRYFDDDED from the exons ATGCCGGCGACCGCGACGGTAGTGGGGGCCCTACTGGGGCTGGGCACTCAGCTGTACTCCAACGCCCTTCGCAAGCTCCCCTACATGCGGC ACCCATGGGAGCACTTGCTGGGGATGGGGCTTGGTGCTATCTTCGTGAACCAGCTCGTCAAGTGGGATGAGAAGCTCAAGGAGGATCTCGACAAGATGCTCGTCAAGGCCAAGGCCGCAAACGAGCGCAGATACTTTG